A single region of the Bacillus cereus genome encodes:
- a CDS encoding ABC transporter substrate-binding protein, producing the protein MKNFKMALLAMVLVVTSVLFAACSNKEEEKKADAKVEERTVQHAKGEIKIPANPKKIADLSGSTEELLIFGMKPIITANTTQEKIDGHIAKKLEGVKPVGSAWGDKINIEAVAAAKPDLILVNNRQEKIYDQLSKIAPTVMLKTPLDQWRPKFEEVGQIFGKEKETKEWFKQYDEKASKLHDKIIAKTGDATFMKMAAYPNAFRVYGDYGYGSVIFNDLKLPAVKGTPTDKPLVQVQKEALIDYNPDYLFVFTTGDGSQRLKEFQEESIWKNMNAVKNNHVFTISNEDLNKGYFPLGKEMILDEVAEFVLGK; encoded by the coding sequence ATGAAGAATTTTAAAATGGCACTATTAGCAATGGTACTAGTTGTTACTTCTGTACTATTTGCAGCTTGTTCTAACAAAGAAGAAGAGAAGAAAGCAGATGCGAAGGTTGAAGAGCGCACTGTACAGCATGCAAAAGGGGAAATTAAAATTCCTGCAAATCCAAAGAAAATTGCTGACCTTAGTGGTTCAACAGAAGAATTATTAATTTTCGGTATGAAACCGATTATTACTGCAAATACAACACAAGAAAAAATTGATGGACATATTGCAAAGAAATTAGAAGGCGTGAAACCAGTAGGTTCTGCTTGGGGCGATAAAATTAACATCGAAGCAGTAGCTGCTGCAAAACCAGACTTAATTCTTGTAAACAATCGTCAAGAAAAGATTTATGATCAATTATCTAAAATTGCACCAACAGTTATGTTAAAAACTCCATTAGACCAATGGCGTCCAAAATTCGAAGAAGTAGGTCAAATCTTCGGTAAAGAGAAAGAAACAAAAGAATGGTTCAAACAGTATGATGAAAAAGCAAGCAAATTACATGACAAAATCATCGCTAAAACTGGTGATGCAACATTCATGAAAATGGCTGCATATCCAAATGCTTTCCGCGTATACGGTGACTACGGTTACGGTAGCGTAATCTTTAATGACTTAAAGTTACCAGCAGTTAAAGGTACACCAACTGATAAACCATTAGTACAAGTACAAAAAGAAGCTTTAATCGATTACAATCCAGATTACTTATTCGTATTTACAACTGGTGACGGTTCTCAGCGTCTAAAAGAATTCCAAGAAGAATCAATTTGGAAAAATATGAACGCTGTTAAAAACAATCACGTATTCACAATTAGCAATGAAGACCTAAACAAAGGATACTTCCCACTAGGTAAAGAAATGATCTTAGACGAAGTTGCTGAGTTTGTTTTAGGAAAATAA
- a CDS encoding ABC transporter ATP-binding protein: MATLAVDAVSVGYNEGLIIDGLTVEIPEGQITTIIGPNGCGKSTLLKTASRILKAKRGTVYLDGKAIEKQPTKEIAKKMAILPQTAEVPTGLTVFELVSYGRFPHQKGFGTLKEEDYRYIHWALEVTGMTEFANRPAEALSGGQRQRVWIAMALAQGTDLLVLDEPTTYLDMAHQLEVLNLLKKLNKEEGRTIVMVIHDLNHASRFSDHMIALKAGKLMKQGTPDEVMTSETLRNVFEIEAQIVPCPVNCKPICLTYDLAMINNQLRKKA; encoded by the coding sequence ATGGCAACTTTAGCGGTTGATGCGGTATCTGTTGGCTATAATGAAGGGTTAATTATAGATGGATTAACAGTTGAAATTCCGGAAGGGCAAATTACAACGATTATTGGACCAAATGGTTGTGGGAAATCTACATTATTAAAAACGGCTTCTCGTATTTTGAAAGCAAAACGAGGTACTGTTTATCTTGATGGAAAAGCAATTGAGAAACAGCCAACGAAAGAAATCGCAAAGAAAATGGCGATTTTACCACAAACTGCAGAAGTGCCAACAGGCCTTACTGTGTTTGAACTTGTTTCATATGGACGTTTTCCTCATCAAAAAGGATTTGGAACATTGAAAGAAGAGGATTATCGCTACATTCATTGGGCACTTGAAGTGACGGGGATGACAGAATTCGCAAATCGTCCAGCAGAAGCCTTATCAGGTGGGCAGCGTCAACGTGTATGGATTGCGATGGCTCTTGCACAAGGAACAGATTTACTTGTGTTAGATGAACCAACAACATACTTAGATATGGCTCATCAACTTGAGGTATTAAACTTACTGAAGAAGTTAAACAAAGAAGAAGGCAGAACGATTGTGATGGTTATTCACGATTTAAATCATGCTTCTCGTTTCTCTGATCATATGATTGCATTAAAAGCAGGTAAGTTAATGAAACAAGGAACGCCAGATGAAGTTATGACGAGTGAAACACTTCGTAACGTATTTGAGATTGAAGCGCAAATCGTTCCATGTCCAGTAAACTGTAAACCAATTTGTTTAACATACGATTTAGCGATGATTAATAATCAATTGCGCAAAAAAGCATAA
- a CDS encoding FecCD family ABC transporter permease, translating into MRTSVLTKKNVSILTILVGLIVAVFLVSLNTGTFKIPPMDVLKSLVGLGAEDQSVILFEFRMPRMVIAILVGSALAMSGAILQGLSRNPLADPGIIGINAGAGLTVVVFVYFFFGKVGTGTLLSVFILPFFALVGAILAAVIIYLLAWKDGVSSTRLILVGIAVAAGFGAVSLIFSMKMTSNDFRFATIWLAGSLWGTDWKFVLSVLPWMIIFLPLAISKAHILNVMNLGDSTAVGLGVNVEKERRKLLFIAVCLAGASVAVAGGIGFIGLMAPHLARSLVGGKHQIMLPTAALIGTFLLLFADVISRSVLPTSEIPVGLVISVIGAPYFIYLLMRTK; encoded by the coding sequence GATTAATCGTTGCTGTATTTTTAGTAAGCTTAAATACAGGAACATTTAAAATACCACCAATGGATGTATTAAAGTCATTGGTTGGATTAGGTGCAGAAGATCAATCTGTTATTTTATTTGAATTTCGTATGCCACGTATGGTTATTGCTATATTAGTTGGTTCTGCACTAGCTATGTCAGGTGCAATTTTGCAAGGGTTATCACGAAACCCACTTGCTGATCCAGGTATTATCGGTATTAACGCTGGAGCGGGATTAACAGTTGTTGTATTCGTCTACTTTTTCTTCGGAAAAGTTGGAACAGGTACACTTTTATCTGTATTTATCCTTCCGTTCTTCGCACTAGTTGGGGCGATATTGGCAGCGGTTATTATTTATTTACTAGCATGGAAAGACGGTGTTTCATCAACTCGATTAATTCTTGTTGGTATCGCTGTTGCAGCTGGATTTGGTGCTGTTAGTTTAATTTTTTCTATGAAGATGACATCGAACGACTTCCGTTTTGCAACGATTTGGTTGGCAGGAAGTTTATGGGGAACAGATTGGAAGTTCGTACTAAGTGTACTCCCATGGATGATTATTTTCTTACCACTTGCCATTAGTAAAGCGCACATATTAAATGTAATGAATTTAGGCGACTCTACAGCAGTTGGCCTTGGTGTAAACGTAGAAAAGGAAAGACGTAAATTATTATTTATTGCAGTTTGTTTAGCGGGTGCATCTGTCGCTGTTGCGGGCGGCATTGGTTTTATCGGTTTAATGGCTCCGCATTTAGCGAGAAGCCTCGTTGGTGGTAAACATCAAATTATGTTACCAACGGCTGCATTAATAGGAACGTTCTTACTTTTATTTGCAGATGTAATTTCAAGAAGTGTGTTACCAACTTCAGAAATACCGGTCGGACTTGTTATTTCTGTAATTGGCGCACCATATTTCATATATTTACTTATGAGGACAAAATAA